The window AAAGGGGCATAACTGATGAAAGAATCTTAAAGGCTTTTTTAGCTGTTCCAAGGCATATATTTGTGCCTGAGAGGGTGAGGGCTTTTGCGTATGATGATACACCTTTACCGCTTTTTGAGGGTCAGACTATAAGTCAACCTTATATTGTTGCACTTATGGTTGAGCTACTTGAGCCTAGTGAAGATAAGCATATTCTTGAGATAGGGACAGGTTCAGGTTATGAGACAGCTATTTTATCTTTGCTTAATAAATACGTTTATACTGTTGAGAGGATTAAAGATCTCTGTGATTATGCCAAGGAGAAATTGAAGGAGCTTTCTGTCAGTAACGTTTATTTTCATGTAGGGGATGGTTCGGAGGGGTGTTTAGATTTTGCTCCCTATGATGGAATTATATGTTCAGCAGCTGCTCCTGATATACCAGAGCCATTTATAGAGCAGTTAAATCCAGGTGGAATTATTGTAATACCTGTAGGTGATAGGTTTAGTCAAGATCTTGTTAAGGTAACAAAGACAAAGACAGGTTTAAAAAAGGAGTATTATGGTCCCTGTGCCTTTGTTCCCCTTATTGGCAGGTATGGATTTAGTGAGTTTGAGTATTAGACCATTAAAGATTAGTGGAGCCGGGGAGATTCGAACTCCCGACCCCCTGGTTGCAAACCAGGTGCTCTCCCACTGAGCTACGGCCCCTCTTGTTTTTTTATTTTAACTTAGATAAATTTTTTTTTCAACATTTCAGTTGCGATAAGATTACTTCTTTTACCTCATAAACTGATATTTTTTCTAAATTCTCGTCTTTTACCTTTATAACTTCAGATTTGCCTAGTGGTCCCCATCTTGTGGGGGTATACGGTTTTTTATCTGAAAAGATAGAAACAGTTTTGACATTTAGGGCAGAGGCGATGTGGATAACACCAGTTGATGGTGCAAAGACTAGGTTACTTGTTGAAATCAGAGCCATTAATTCTCTTAGGTTTAGTTTTCCCCTTAGGTCAACAATGTTTTTCTTTTCTATAAATTTAAAATTTTTTGTTATTCCAGTGATAAAGATGGTTCCGTCTATTTTTAGTGCTTTAAGAAGTTCGTTATATTTTTCGTAGCTCCAGTTTGGTGCGGATCCCTTTGATTCCGGATGAATTATAATAAAGGGCTTTTTATAACTCTTAAAATTTTCTTTAACTTTCTCTATTTCTTCTTCTTTAAGGTAAAGTCTTGGTTCTGTGTATTCAATATCGTAGCCTGCTTTTTTAAGTAATAAAACGTTATAGTAGGATTCGTGAAACTCGCATTTTTTTCTGTGTAGGGGTACTCTTTTATTAAACAAAAAGGAATACCACCTATAGGCAGTTCCTATTCTTTTAGGGATTTTAAGTAAAAAAGAAAGGAGAGCTTCTTTGAGTCTTGGAAAAATGTGTACCGAAATGTCGATTTTTTCTTTTTTTATTAAGTCTAAGGTTTCCCTAAAGTTATTAAATTCTATAATTTTGTCTATATCTGGGTGGTTATAGATTATTTCTTTATAGAGTGGGTTGCAGACGAAAAGGATTTTTGAGTCTTTATATTTTCTTTTTATTCCCTGGGGTACGCTGAGTGAAAGGACTAAGTCTCCGATTTTATCAGTTCGGAAGAGGAGAAAATTCACTAATTATAAGTGCCGGGGCCCAGAATCGAACTGGGGACACCGGGATTTTCAGTCCCGTGCTCTACCGACTGAGCTACCCCGGCCTCTCTATTTATTTTATTATAATTTAAAAAACAAAAAATTTCAACAATATTTAACCTTTGAACATTTCTATTATTTTTTTTGAGTAATTGTACTGTTTTTCAATCGATCCGAAAAATTTACCTTCTTTTGTATATTTACCAAAATTCTTGAAAAGGGACTTTTCTACAAATGTTCCACTTTTTTTCCAAAAGGGTGTTCCAGGTAGAGGCATAAAGTAATGAAAGTGGATTATGCAACCGTGACTCATAAGTTTTTGCGAGAGTTCAAGTGTTTTATTTAAGTCCTCTATGGTTTCTTCTGGAAAGCCTATAATAAAATCAATTATTGGCACAAATCCATGTTTTTTTAAAATATTAACAGCATTTAAAACAGTGGATATATCGTGTTCTCTTTTTATGTATTCAAGAACTCTTTCACTTCCGCTTTGACATCCTATTACCATATTTTTGTTATCACAAAATTCTTTAACAATTTTAATTAAGTCTTCGTTTACGTAATCAGGTCTTATCTCTGAGGGAAATGTGCCAAAAAATATTCTACCTTCTTTTTTTATAATTTTTCTTATTCCACTTAGTAGATTATAGATCTCGTCTATGTTTATTTCGCCTTTTTTATAGGAACCGTATGAGAAGGCGTTTGGTGATATAAATCTTATATCTTTCATTCCAGTTTTAAAAAGTTCCTCTACCCATTCCAAAACTATTTCTACTTTTCTATGTTTCAGTTTTTTTCCCATAAAATATGAAACTTGACAATATTTGCATCCAAATAGACATCCTCTTGTAATTTCGATTGGTCCGTATTTTTTAAGTTTTTTTGAAAATGCCGGAAATTCATTCAAATCAATTGGATTTTCATATTTGTTTATAATAATTTTGTTATTTCTTTTATATATAACTCCCTCGACACTTGAAAAGCTTTTATTTTCTATAAACTCTTTCAAAAATGTAGATAGGGATCTTTCTCCTTCTTTGTGAAATAAAAAGTCAAAAAGGTCAATCATAGATAAGGGTAGGCCAGATGCATGGGGACCTCCTGCTATTTTCAAAACTTTGTTATAATTTTTTATCTTCTCTAATTTTTCCTTCCAATCAACAAACTGAGTGGTCATCAGTGAAAACAGAACAAAAGAGTTTTTATAGAGTTTTGGTTTTTCTTCTAAAGTTAAGAAAAGTTCGTCAAAATTTTTTGGGAAATAGAAGTCAAAAAAGTCTATTAAATTGTATTTTTCAAGAGCACCAAGAAGGGCTCTAAATGAATTTCTGTTATTTTTATGATAAAAGATGATTATTGCATACTCTTTCAAATTTGAATAAATTATAGCATAACTCTAAATCCTTTTGAAATGATAAGTTGATACTGAGAACTATTCGCAATATAATATACGTGAAAAAGGTGCATAAAAATGCAATTTTTGCTTCAGATTTTATCATTTATCGTGCTAAAAACTCTATTTTCCATCTAATTGCTATTTAGTACTTTGTTTAACGTACACTTTATCTATGCTGAGGGACAATACTAATGTTGAAAGACAAAGAGATAACCTTTAATTCTAAATTGTTTGAGTTTGAGGGTATAAGAATAGTTTTTTTCTGTTCAACTTCGGATAATAAGATAACTACAAATAGGAAGTTTAGACTAAGGAGTTTGAGTTTTGAGAAAGTCTTTAAAGCCTTTGAGGAAAATTTAAGAGATTTTAAGAGTCTTCTTGACTTATCTTTTTCTCTTGGCTGTGGTATATTTAGACTTGGTTCTAACTTTATTCCCTTTGCCTCACACCCTAGCTTTAAAAAAGAATGGTTAAAGCCTATTAGAAGAAAGGTTAGAGGAGTTTTCTAAGATTTTGAAGACCTATCCCATAAGAATTTACCATGCATCCTGGTCAGTTTGTGGTCTTGAATTCTCCAAAAAAGAGGTAGTAAAACATGCTTTACGTGAGCTTGAATATCACTTTTGGCTTCTTGATAGGTTAGGAATTGGAAAAGAGGGCATTGTAGTAGTTCATGTAGGTGGTATCTACGATAATAAAAAGGAGAGTTTAAAAAGATTTAAGAGTGTTATCAGATCTAATTCATGGCTTTTAGAAAGACTTGCGGCTGAAAACGATGGAAGATACTATACAGTAGAAGATTTACTTCTTGCAGATTTTTCCCTACCCATAGTATATGACTATTATCATCACAGCCTTAACCCATCTATCTTTGATCCTAGGGAGGTTCTTGAGAGTTGGAAAGATCGAGTTCCTGGGTTTCATCTTTCATCAAGACCAAGAGGTAAATACAGGTTTGGTGAACATGGCGAGTGGATAAATTTAAAAGACTTTATAGATTTTTTGGAACAATTTAGAAATAACAGGATAGATCTTATCCTTGAAGCTAAGGGAAAAGAAAAGGCTGTAAAGAAACTTATCGAGGAAATTTGTAAATTTAAAAAATTAGACAGTAAACTATGATGTACCCGTTAAAACTAGGGAGGATTTAGAAGTATTTACAAAAGCCCTGGAGGTTTTTATGCATAATAATATTTCATTTTAAAATAAAATAACAGGGAGTCAATATGGAGCCTAAAGAAATACTTGAAAAGCTAGGAGTTTTAAAAAGGGGCCATTTTCTTTTAACAAGTGGCAATCATTCAGACATCTATTTTGAAAAATATAGAATACTATCTCGCCCTACGTATCTAAAAAAAATTCTTGAATTTTCATATGATTTTTTAAAAGAAATTGACTTTGAAGTAGTTGTAGGACCTTTCACAGGAGGAGCTATAATTGCTACTATTCTTGCGCTTTTACTGGATAAAAAAGCTGTATTTGTTGAAAAAGAAAATGATAAATTTGTAATAAGAAGAGATTTTTTAATAGAACCTGGCTCATCTTGTATAGTAGTTGATGATGTGATAACCACAGGAGGTTCAATCACTAAAACTATAAAGGCTTGTGAGAATATTTTAAAAGTTAAGGGAATACTTGTAATTATAGACCGAAGAGAAAAGGAAGAAGATTTTGAGGTGCCCTTTTATGCGATCTATAAACAGAAAGCTACTATATTTTCACCACAGGAGTGCCCTCTCTGTAAGAATAATATACCTCTCGAGATACCTGGAGGTAAGGGGAAGGCAATTTAGGATTTTTTAAGATTACTAAATTAAGTGGATAAAGTCGTGAATTAAAAAGTAGAATCTTCCAATTAGAAGTGAAATTCTTGCCATTACGGTATAACCAAAGGCGGCACCAAAACCTATCATAATAAAAATAATACCAAACTTTGCAAGCACCTTTAAAAGACCCTTTTGCTCCCTTGAAAAGAAGAAATAAGATAAAACACTAAATGTACCAATAAAAATAATAAGGGAGTTTAAAAAGTAAACCGTCTGTGAAAATTGAGGTAAAAATGTATCTTTGATTTGATCAAATATTCTAGCCTTAAAGGTTGGATAAAGGGAAAGTCCAGAACCTATTCCCATTAGAAAGGCAATTGGGTATCTTGTGAGCCAAGAATATTTAGGGAAAAGAAGAGAAAAAAATAGAAGTCCAAAGGCAAGTGGTACAAGATACATAACAAAGGATAAAAAGGCAGAGATGGTACTAATATCTGGTAAAATTTCAGGCCACACTGTTTTATAGTAAAGAGTTGAGAACTTTTCTGAGAGTGGTCTTATGATGAACCTTAAAATAGCGTTATGCCAATAAATAGAGGCATAGTAGCCTGCAGATACGCCTACAAAGAGATGTTCGGCAAATTTATAAACTGGATTATCTTTAAATAGAAAAGAGAAAATTGCAAGTGTTAAAAAGGCACTTATCCATACCCATGGGTCCAAGCTCATCTTTTTCTCCTCCTTTTGATGAAAAACGAAATGTTACCTAAAATTACGAGCAAAACCATGACAAAGTTGGCAAGAGAAATAGAGTTCATGCCCTTTGTTGCAAGGTTATGGGCGTTTAATAGCTTTTCATATTCGGCTGCCCCCCTCATTCCCCCGATTAGACCTATAAATTGCTTACTCCTGTAGTACGGGTAAAGTTGAGCAGCCATAACAGCGGTGACACCAGCAGCCACATTAGCTCCATATCTTCCGTTTGCATAAACCATCCATGACTCAGGAATAGCCGCCCCCGAAATCGTTATAACAAGTTTTATATCTTCATAGTTTTTTACATCCCTAAAGGCCTCAATTTCATCAAAGGGCACTCCAAAATAGTCCGTTTTAAAAACGTTTCTTATGTCCTCTCCAATCCCTAAAATAGTTGCTGCTATTGAGGGAAAGTAACCAACAAAAACAATATCTTTTCTTTCAACCAAGTTAAATTCTTTTAATATTTTGTTATAAACATCGAGCGCGAACCCAGCACCTGCCGGATAAAGCGTCATAATGTATATTCTTAATTTCTTTCTAGCTAAATGTTTCGCTAAAGCTAAAGACATCGGGTAACACTCTGGCAAGACATCAGGTGAATAATCAAAAGATAAAATAACAGGTGTCCCCTCAGGTAAACTTTCTATAAAATCATAAACGTCTTTCACGGGCTTTAGCACTTTAAGAGGTAATAAAAATTTAAAAAGTAAGGGCACAAATACAGCTAGACCTATTAAGATAAAAATAACAGGACGCGGTATATTTAAGAGCCTATCAGGGATACTCATTCGAGCCAGCTCCTTTCAATTCCTAACATGATCTTTAGGGACGTAGCAAGAACCCCAAGGGCTACTCCAAGAGTAATTCCCCTTTGGGCAGCAAGATTAGGAACATCCAGTATCCATTGGGCAAAAGATGGAAGTTTATCAGAGATCATGTCACCAAATGAGGTAAAACCTATCATTAAGATGAAAGCAGAAAGTAAAAGGAGTGTACTTTCTAAGTTTCTTGCTCTGAAGGCTCTATAAGAAGCAGAGGCCATATAAAAGGCAAGTAAAGAAAAGGTTGTAGCATTTAGGGGTACCATTACATACTCATAAATCTTATCAAAAGTAGAACCCTTTTCTATTCCAAAGAAAACTCCGAGAATTATCATTCCATAAAGGGAAGAGAGTGTAACAAGAGAGTAAAAGGTATCTTTTTTCCTTTTCAGATTATGAAGGTGTCTTTTTGTAAGCGATATAACAGCCATAACGATTGCCATTCCCTGGACACCTTGGAACCACTCAAGAAGTAGAGTATATACTGATTTAGAGATTGGGCCTATAAAAAAGTATTGTAAAAAACCTATTGTACCTATGAAAAACACAATAAATATTGGAATTTCCTTTTTCATTTCGGGAATAAAAACTCTATAATACTTACTTTTCCTATGAGGCTTAAAAAGCCTCCAAGTAAAATAAGAAAGCCAATTATGGATTTCATTGCATCTTGGGATCTTATAGTGGAGACAAGAATTGGTTCACCGGAAAGGTAGGCGCTTGCAGCATAGAATTCCTCTCCTATTAGAGTGTAATCACAGGCAGTTACAAAAAAGGGAAGTTGTGTAATTGCATCTGTTCCAGCTATTTGAATTGCACCTGTTGAAGCACCTGTTTCTGCAAGTAAAAGAGATTCAGCCCAGAACATACCCATAAAAAAGTTAGTGCTTGTTCTTTCCCTAACCATGAGTCCACAAACTGCAGCAGCATAACCAAACTGTGAGTCAGTTATATAAAAAACTGAATCCTCTTTGAAAAGGTCTGGTCTTCCTATTGAGGCATAGGCCTGTTTAACTACCTCTTTAGCTACTGTATAAACTACTGGATTTCTATTTGGAACTATGATATCTGTTTCGTATTCACCGGCTTTTTTTGAGACTCTGGATAAAATGTTTAAAGAAGCTATGGTTGCTACATCGTCAATTGATGAAAGGCCAGGTACATATAAGATGGGTCTACCCATTTCTGTAGCTCTTCCTATAGCTTCATCTACTGCCTCAATGCCTGATATTTTCCTTAAGAAAAGCTTTTCCCCCTTTTTCGCCCTTGAAATGTAATAAAGAAGGAAAAAAACGTAAATTAAAACTGAGAAGAAAACTGGTAATTTGGCAAAATCTATTCCCATTTTAGTAAACTCTTTTTATCTCAAAGTTTTCTTTCACAATTTCAAACATTTTTCTTTTATAAGATAAGGTTAGCTTGAATTTCAAGTTCTTTTTTATTTTTTCTTCCTTGAGCGGGAAGAAGGGAATTTCAAAAAGATAGGTATTCTCCTTGGCTTTAGAAAAAGGTAAACTGATTTCAAAATCATCAAAGAGTATCTTAATTTCTTTCAATTGAGGTTCCTCATCAAAACTGCCCTTAATTTCTAAGCTTCCCTTTACTTTGCGAGGATACTGAATAGGAGAAGGCATAAGATTTATGAAAATAACTAAATTTGTATCAAAATCTGGAGGTAGCTTAGCAGAGCTTATACACGATTTAAGTAGTAAAAAATATACTAAAAAAAATTTTTTAAACAAAGTATTAGGTTTCTTTTTCTCTTTCTTTTCTTGCTTCCTCAATTATTTTTTGTGCGAGTTCCCTTGGAACTTCATCATAGTGGCTGAATTTAGCAAAATAAACAGCTTTTCCCTTAGAGATAGATCTTAAAGAGCTTGAATAGCCATAAAGTTCCACAAGGGGCACATAGGCTCTAATTTTCTGTTTTTTCTTTCCAACGGGTTCCATACCGAGAATTCTTCCTCTTCTTGAGTTAAGATCGCTTATAACATCACCCATTATTTCTTCAGGAAGTGTAACTTCAACCTCATATATTGGCTCAAGTAAATACGAGTCAGCGTTCATCTGAGCGTCTCTGAAGGCCATAGATCCTGCTATTTCAAAGGCAAGGTTAGAAGAATCCACCGGGTGATATTTTCCGTCATAAAGTTCAACTCTTACGTCAATAACTGGATATCCAGCTAGAACTCCACTCTGCATTGCCTTTTTAATTCCTGTTTCAACTGCTGGAATAAAGTTTGATGGAATGGCACCTCCGAATATTGAGTTTATAAATTCATATTCCTTTCCTCTTGGAAGAGGTTCAATTCTTATATTGCATATACCGTACTGACCTCTACCGCCTGACTGTTTTACGTATTTCCCCATAGCCTCTGCTTTTTTTCTAATTGTTTCTCTGTATGGAATTTTTGGTCTTGCCTGGATTACCTCCACACCATATCTTCTTTTCATCTTTGAAACAATTACATTAAGGTGAATCTCTCCTAAGCCCTCTACTATCGTCTGTTTTAATTCAGGGTTATAGTGGAACGAAAAGGTTGGATCTTCAGCGGCTAGTTTTTTCAAAGCATCAGAAACTTTTTCTTCGTCTTGCTTAGTCTTTGGAATAATAGCAACCTGTACACTTCTCCATGGGAAATCTATTTCAGGATAAATAATAACATCATCTATGGAACATAGAGTATCATTCGTGTGCGTATCCTTAAGCTTAACTATGGCACCTATTTCTCCTGTTTTTAGCTCGTTGATTTCTTTTCTTTCTTTGCCAAGTATGTAATAAAGGGATGTTATTTTTTCTCTTACTTCTCTTTTAGGATTCAAAAGTTCTGTTCCTGTCTTAATAGATCCTCTCAAAACTCTTATGTAATTTATCTCTCCGAGATGGGGGTCGCTTATAGTCTTAAAAACAAAACCAAGAGAATTTCCATTTTCTACCGGACTTATTTCTACTTCTTTTCCATCTTTAGTTTTACCTTTCCTTGGATTTAATTCGTTATACGATGGGAAGAACTCTGTTATAAAATTTATAAATTCATTGACTCCCTTATCATCTAGAGAGTCGCCGAAAAATACGGGTACAATAAGACCATCCTTTATGCCCTTTTTTATTGCAAATTTTATTTCAGATGGAGAAATTTCGCTTTTCTCAAGGTACTTTTCAAGAAGGGTCTCATCGAGCTCAACTAGTGACTCTATGGTTTCTTCCTTTTCTTTAGCCCATTCCTGGGGAACCTCTTCAAAAATTGTTTTTACGCCACTAAACTTTTCAGCCTCTCCTATTGGAAAAGTTAGAAGAACGAATTTTTTTTCAAATGTATTTCTCAAGGCTTTTAGAACTTCTTTTGCATTTACATTCTCTGATTTCATCTTTGTTATAAAGACTACTGTAGGGATGTTTCTTTCGAAGATTTTTTCGCCATAGATTTCAGTTCCTACTTCTACACCTCCTGAGGCGCTTACAACAAGGCATACAATATCAGTTATGTGGATACCGGATAGGAATTCTCCTTGAAAATCTATGAAGCCTGGGCAATCAAGTAAAAAAATCTTTTCTCCCCTATTTTCAAAGTGAGCTATTCCTAGTTTTATAGTGATTTTTCTTTCTTGCTCCTCTGGGTCATAATCTAAGATGCTTGTACCTTCATCGGTTCTACCAAATTTTGGGGTTACCTTTTGGTTGAAAAGTATTCTTTCACATAGTGTTGTTTTGCCGCAACCTGAGTGTCCAACAAAAAGCAAAGTTTTGGTCATTCTGAACTTGTTTTATTATAATTTTTAAAGGGCTTGAACCTAATTCGCTATATTACTTTAAACAGAAAAAGAGTAAATAATTATAACTTAAAATTAAAAGTTAATAAAATGGGAATAGGTCGGTTTGAAGTTATGGCTACTTTACAAGCTGCAAGGGCTTACTTTCTCGGCAAGTCTTTGGTTGAGGCAAAAAGTTTCGGTTTAAACAGAGCAATATTTTATGCTGCTGCTAAAAGGGGTTTTAAAGTTAAATTAAAAAATGGTGAATTTAAGGAAAAGGGGGGTAAAAAGGTAAAAAGGGAAAACATCACAGTGGATAGGATAGGAGATGAGGAGGCTTTTTGTGTTGAGGTTGAAGGTAAAAGGTATTACGTAATAGGGGGTGAAATTATCA is drawn from Candidatus Hydrothermales bacterium and contains these coding sequences:
- a CDS encoding DUF6754 domain-containing protein codes for the protein MGIDFAKLPVFFSVLIYVFFLLYYISRAKKGEKLFLRKISGIEAVDEAIGRATEMGRPILYVPGLSSIDDVATIASLNILSRVSKKAGEYETDIIVPNRNPVVYTVAKEVVKQAYASIGRPDLFKEDSVFYITDSQFGYAAAVCGLMVRERTSTNFFMGMFWAESLLLAETGASTGAIQIAGTDAITQLPFFVTACDYTLIGEEFYAASAYLSGEPILVSTIRSQDAMKSIIGFLILLGGFLSLIGKVSIIEFLFPK
- a CDS encoding TIGR04013 family B12-binding domain/radical SAM domain-containing protein gives rise to the protein MKEYAIIIFYHKNNRNSFRALLGALEKYNLIDFFDFYFPKNFDELFLTLEEKPKLYKNSFVLFSLMTTQFVDWKEKLEKIKNYNKVLKIAGGPHASGLPLSMIDLFDFLFHKEGERSLSTFLKEFIENKSFSSVEGVIYKRNNKIIINKYENPIDLNEFPAFSKKLKKYGPIEITRGCLFGCKYCQVSYFMGKKLKHRKVEIVLEWVEELFKTGMKDIRFISPNAFSYGSYKKGEINIDEIYNLLSGIRKIIKKEGRIFFGTFPSEIRPDYVNEDLIKIVKEFCDNKNMVIGCQSGSERVLEYIKREHDISTVLNAVNILKKHGFVPIIDFIIGFPEETIEDLNKTLELSQKLMSHGCIIHFHYFMPLPGTPFWKKSGTFVEKSLFKNFGKYTKEGKFFGSIEKQYNYSKKIIEMFKG
- a CDS encoding glycosyltransferase family 9 protein, producing MNFLLFRTDKIGDLVLSLSVPQGIKRKYKDSKILFVCNPLYKEIIYNHPDIDKIIEFNNFRETLDLIKKEKIDISVHIFPRLKEALLSFLLKIPKRIGTAYRWYSFLFNKRVPLHRKKCEFHESYYNVLLLKKAGYDIEYTEPRLYLKEEEIEKVKENFKSYKKPFIIIHPESKGSAPNWSYEKYNELLKALKIDGTIFITGITKNFKFIEKKNIVDLRGKLNLRELMALISTSNLVFAPSTGVIHIASALNVKTVSIFSDKKPYTPTRWGPLGKSEVIKVKDENLEKISVYEVKEVILSQLKC
- a CDS encoding phosphoribosyltransferase family protein; its protein translation is MEPKEILEKLGVLKRGHFLLTSGNHSDIYFEKYRILSRPTYLKKILEFSYDFLKEIDFEVVVGPFTGGAIIATILALLLDKKAVFVEKENDKFVIRRDFLIEPGSSCIVVDDVITTGGSITKTIKACENILKVKGILVIIDRREKEEDFEVPFYAIYKQKATIFSPQECPLCKNNIPLEIPGGKGKAI
- a CDS encoding protein-L-isoaspartate(D-aspartate) O-methyltransferase encodes the protein MSKKIEELLERFSKEKDPFFDLRLEMVEKQIKERGITDERILKAFLAVPRHIFVPERVRAFAYDDTPLPLFEGQTISQPYIVALMVELLEPSEDKHILEIGTGSGYETAILSLLNKYVYTVERIKDLCDYAKEKLKELSVSNVYFHVGDGSEGCLDFAPYDGIICSAAAPDIPEPFIEQLNPGGIIVIPVGDRFSQDLVKVTKTKTGLKKEYYGPCAFVPLIGRYGFSEFEY
- a CDS encoding elongation factor G codes for the protein MTKTLLFVGHSGCGKTTLCERILFNQKVTPKFGRTDEGTSILDYDPEEQERKITIKLGIAHFENRGEKIFLLDCPGFIDFQGEFLSGIHITDIVCLVVSASGGVEVGTEIYGEKIFERNIPTVVFITKMKSENVNAKEVLKALRNTFEKKFVLLTFPIGEAEKFSGVKTIFEEVPQEWAKEKEETIESLVELDETLLEKYLEKSEISPSEIKFAIKKGIKDGLIVPVFFGDSLDDKGVNEFINFITEFFPSYNELNPRKGKTKDGKEVEISPVENGNSLGFVFKTISDPHLGEINYIRVLRGSIKTGTELLNPKREVREKITSLYYILGKERKEINELKTGEIGAIVKLKDTHTNDTLCSIDDVIIYPEIDFPWRSVQVAIIPKTKQDEEKVSDALKKLAAEDPTFSFHYNPELKQTIVEGLGEIHLNVIVSKMKRRYGVEVIQARPKIPYRETIRKKAEAMGKYVKQSGGRGQYGICNIRIEPLPRGKEYEFINSIFGGAIPSNFIPAVETGIKKAMQSGVLAGYPVIDVRVELYDGKYHPVDSSNLAFEIAGSMAFRDAQMNADSYLLEPIYEVEVTLPEEIMGDVISDLNSRRGRILGMEPVGKKKQKIRAYVPLVELYGYSSSLRSISKGKAVYFAKFSHYDEVPRELAQKIIEEARKEREKET